GCCGATGACCTCAAATTGCAGCGCTTCAATGCCAACAGCGAGGTGAAGATCACCATGCGGCTGGATATCGGCAAAGTGCGTGCCATGGGCTACAGCCTGTACTGGTTCTATCCCTGAAGTCGCCTCGACGTGAAAAAAGCGGCTTCAGCCGCTTTTTTTGCATCCCTGATCAAGAAATCCCGGATTCTGCCTTGTATTTGCCCACATGCTGTCCACCATGAAAGAACAAGGAGGCAGCATGAACGATTTCACATTGCTCTATGGTGATGACACCATCCCGGTAGAAGGTGCATTCCCTCAGACCGGACAATACCTGCCCAGCTTCATGCTGGTGGACGACCACAAACGCGACGTGGCGCTGGAGGCTTTTGGCGGCAACCCGAAAGTCATCATTACCTTGCTATCGGTTGACGAGAAGGAGCACGGCGGACTGGCGCTACTGCAGGATACCCGTCGCTTTCTGGAAGCCTGGCCGGAACTGTCGGTAATTGTCATCAGCGTAGACTCCCCATCCTCGCTGCTGCGTTGTCGGCACGAACACGGCCTGCCAGGGGTCACCCTGCTCTCCACTCTGCGCGGCAGGGATTTCCACAAGCAGTATGGCGTACTGGCCATGGGCTATCCGCTAAGCGGCTATACCGTGCCGTCCATCCTGATTGCCGATGGCGACAACCTCATCCATTACGCCGAACGCTTGCACAACAGCAGTGGCCGCTTCAACCAGCAGGCAATTGCGGCCTTACTGGCAGCCGAAAGTGCACCGGATACCAGCCCAAGCCCGCCAAACGACTGAGGCCCTTGCGGCCATTGCCATCACCAACACGACAGCGGGGCTGCAATGACCAATTGCAGTCCCCTAAGTTTCCTAAAATTAAACACTATAGGTAAACAAATGATTAAATAAACTGATATTTATTGAAAAATAAATGGTCAATATACTGAACCCAAGCTGTAAGACACAGCAGTTAACGCACTCAGCAAGGAGCACAGTATGAAAACCCTGGCCATCGCCCTGATTACCCTGATTACCAGCAGCGCAGCATTTGCCCATGATGTAGACAACAACCCGCCGGCACCGGCTACCATCAGCGCCTGGCAGGCCGAACAGCAAGCCATCAAGAACGACTTTGCCAAGCTGCCGGCAGCCGAGCAGCAACGCATCCAGAAGATCAATGCCTACTGGGATGCCCAAAGCCTGCGTGAAAACCAGCGCACCCACTGAGCCGTCACCGGCCTCACCGCCAGCCAACTCTGGCGGCATGAAAAAAGCCTCCATCACGGAGGCTTTTTCAGTCATGGCGGCACACCATCATTCAAGCACGCCACCACCTTCGGATTTGGGCGCTCGGCTAAGCAGGCCCTCCACCACGCGGTGGGGTTCATTCCCTTGGTACAGCAAGCCGCATACTGCTGCGGTAATCGGCATTTCCACTTCCAGCCGCTCTGCCATGGTCAGCACTTCACGGGCGGTACTCACCCCTTCGGCCACATGGCCCAGTTCCGCCAGAATGACATCCAGCGATTTGCCTTCCGCCAGCTTCAGCCCCACCTGACGGTTGCGCGACAGCGCCCCGGTGCAGGTCAGAATCAGGTCTCCCATGCCGGCCAGGCCCATCATGGTGTGCTGGCTGGCACCCAGTGCGCTGGCCAGGCGGGTGATCTCGGCCAGACCACGGGTAATCAGCGCGGCACGGGCATTCATGCCAAAACCCAGACCATCGGCCACCCCGGTGGCAATGGCCATGACATTTTTCACCGCCCCGCCTACTTCCACGCCCACCAGATCATCGTTGGCATACAGTCGCAGCAGGGGGCTGTGCAGTTCGCGGGCGATGCGGCGGGCAAACTCGCCATCATCGGCCGCAATGGTGACAGCAGCCGGCAGGCCTTCGGCCACCTCGCGGGCAAAGCTGGGGCCGGAAAGCACGCCGCAGGGATGATCGACCGGCAGCTCTTCCGCCACCACCTGGTGCGGCAGCAGACTGGAGCCGGCTTCAAAGCCCTTGCAGGCCCACAGGATGGGCGGCAGTTCCGATGACAGCGCCGTCAGTGCCCGCAGCGTAGGGCGCAACCCCGCGATGGGCGTGACGATAAGAATCAGTTCGGCACCCTGAATGGCACGCGGCAATTCCGCGGTCAGGGTGATGGAGTCGGGAAAGGGGCAATCCGGCAGATAGCGACGGTTGACGCGTTCGGCTGCCAGTTCGGCCATCTGCGCGGCATCCCTGCCCCACAGGCTGACAGCATGATGGCGCGCAAATGCCAGCGCCAGCGCACTACCCCAGGCACCGCTCCCCAATATGGCCAGTTTCATGGTTTACAAACCCCACAGGTCGCTGATGCGGGCATAGCCGCTGCTGCCATCGCGGTGCTTGATGCGCACCCAGCCATCTTTCGGCGCTTCCTGCCATTGCAGCACGCCATCGCGGGCAACCGAGAACAAGGGCTTGCCATCGGCTGCGGGGCTGTCGCGCACCACGGCCTGATCGGCGGTCACCAGCAGCCAGCGCTGGCCGGAAAGTGCCGCCAATGGAATCCAGGCGATACCGCCGGTAGCGTCGCGTACGCGCGACCATTCCTTCTGGCTGGACAGCACTTCGACCGGGTAATAGCGACTGACCACGAACAGTTTTTTGGCGCTCAGCGCGGGCGCCTCGTACAGCGCCACGCCGGTTTCCTTGACCGAATGGAACTCCAGTGCCTGTGCCGGCAGGGACATCAACCCGGCCAGCATGGCTGTGACAGTGACGAGGCGGCGCAGCATCAGGCGTTGCCGGCTTCGGCTTGCTGGGCACGCTGCTGCATGTACAGCGCCTCGAAGTTGATCGGCGACAGCAGTACCGGCGGGAAGCCAGCGCGGTTCACCAGATTGGAAACGGTTTCGCGGGCATACGGGAACAGGATGTTCGGGCAGGCAACGCCCAGAATGGGTTCGATATCGTCAGCCGGTACGTTTTCGATGCGGAAAATGCCGGCTTCGGTCACTTCGCACAGGAACATGGTTTTTTCCGGCAGCTTGGCGGTAACGGTAACGGTGAGGGCAACTTCGAAAAAGCCGTCGTCAATCTGCTTGCCTTCGCTGGCCAGCTGCATGTCGATTTCCGGCTGGGCGGCTTCCAGATAAACCTGGGGAGCGTTCGGCACTTCCAGGGACAGATCTTTTACATAGATTTTTTCGATGGAAAATACCGGTTGCAGCTCTTGTTGTTCGCTCATGTCTTGTCTCGCACGGGGCCGTTACACAACGGCCGGTTGGTCAGGAAATCAAGCACGCATCATCGCATGAAAGCACGACGTGCTGCCAGAGGGTGGCAAGCGGATTCGGCGGCTTGCCGGACGGGGCTTGATGCCGGTCAATCTGCCAGCAGTACTTCCAGCTTGCCGGCCTGGTTCAGCGCAACCAGATCGTCGCAACCACCCACATGGGTTTCGCCGATATAGATTTGCGGCACGGTGCGGCGGCCGGTACTGCTCATCATCCGGTCGCGGGCTTCCGGGTCCAGATCGATGCGGACTTCCTCGATATCGCTCACGCCTTTGCTGGCCAGCAATTGCTTGGCACGGATGCAGTAAGGGCAGACTGCCGTGGTGTACATGGTGACGTGTTTCATGAAAAACCTGTTGATGCGTGGTGGGTTCAGGGTTGCATTATAGCGTCTGGCGCTGGCAGCGCGCTGCTGTCTGGCACGCTGCGGTCAAAGCGGTGGATGAGGTCGGTAACAATGCCGTCCAGGGCCGGTCCCATCGCCAGTGCGCGCGGGCTGTTGACGATGGCCACAATGGCCAGCCTGCGGCCGTCGGCAGCCTGCCAGTAGCCGGCCAGTGCCTTTACATCCTTCAGCGTACCGGTTTTCATGCGCAAACGCGGGCCGGTAGTGGCAAAGCGGCGCTTGAGCGTACCGTCTTCGCTGGCCAGCGGCAGGGTGGCCAGCAACTCGTTGCCATAGGGACCGCGGGCGGCGTTGAGCAAGACCTGTCCGAGCAAGCGGGCCGACACCCGTTCGCGTCGTGACAGTCCGCAGCCGTTCTCCAGCACCAGCGCTTCGTCGGAGATATGCTGCTCGGCCAGCAGGCGGCGCACGGCATGCTGGGCATCAGCCGGCGTATCGCCACTGCTGCCATCTTCCCGCCCCAGGGTGAGGTAGACGGTGCGCGCCATGGTGTTATTGCTGTACTTGTTGATATCGTTCAGTGCCACGGTAAGCGGCTCGGACTGGAACTGCGCCAGGGTGCGCGCCCCCGCCGGTGCGCGGCCCAGCGCCATGCCCTGCGGGCCGCTGCCACCCAGTTCGCTCCACAGGGCGGCAAAGCTTTGCGCGGCAAAGTCGTTCTGGTCCAGCACGTTTACATAAGCCTGGCTGCCATCGCAGGCCGCGGGCAGCTTGCCACTGACTTCAATCTGGCTGCCCTGCTGACGGATATGTACCCATTGGCGCACATCCGGGCAAGCAGCAGTCGTGCTACCGCCATTGCCCAGCCGGGCTTGCAGATTGACACCAGCCAAGGGGGGATCCAACACCACGCGCGGCCCGTTGTCATCATTGAAAAAGCGCAACCAGGCCACTTTCAGGCCGGTAAGGTGGGTATCTGGCTCCACGGTAAAGGATTTGCCTTCATCACCGCCAAAATTATCTGCCGTGCCTATGCTGCTAAAACCGCTCTTATCCAACAGTAGCCGGCCGGCAATCTGCCGTATGCCTCGCAGACGCAAGTCGTGCAGCAGGGTTTGCAGATTGGCCATGCCAAAACGCGGGTCTCCGGCTCCTATCCACACCAGGTCGCCTTTGAGTACACCGTTCTCCACCGGTGCAGCCGATACCAGCCGGGTAGTCCAGCGATAGCCCGGCCCCAGCCGGTTGAGTGCGGCCCAACTGGTGACCAGCTTCATGGTGGAGGCCGGATTGACCGCGGCATCAGCACGCTGGCTGGCCAGTTCGCTGCCACCTTCCACCGGTGCGGCCCAGATGGCTACTTCGTCCGGCCGCAAACCATGCAGATCCAGCGCCATGGCAGAAAGGGAAACCGCACTCAGACAACAGGCAATCCATGCTGCAGACTTCATTACATCTCCTGCGGGTCGACATCCAGCGACCAGCGTAGTCCACGCCCATGCTGGCGGGCTTCCGCGTCCAGCAAGGGGGGCAATTGATCAAGAAAACGGTGCAGAGCCTGACGGTTTGGCGATTCCAGCACCAGCTGTGCGCGCTCACGGTTGGCCAGCCGCACCATCAAGGCCGGGGCTGGTCCTGAAATCAGCACCTCGACAGCGAGTGCCTGCACCTGTGTGCGCACGCGGCTAAGGAAGGCGCTGGCCTGGGCCAGTTCGCTGGCATCGGC
The sequence above is drawn from the Aquitalea denitrificans genome and encodes:
- a CDS encoding redoxin domain-containing protein, which codes for MNDFTLLYGDDTIPVEGAFPQTGQYLPSFMLVDDHKRDVALEAFGGNPKVIITLLSVDEKEHGGLALLQDTRRFLEAWPELSVIVISVDSPSSLLRCRHEHGLPGVTLLSTLRGRDFHKQYGVLAMGYPLSGYTVPSILIADGDNLIHYAERLHNSSGRFNQQAIAALLAAESAPDTSPSPPND
- a CDS encoding NAD(P)H-dependent glycerol-3-phosphate dehydrogenase, which encodes MKLAILGSGAWGSALALAFARHHAVSLWGRDAAQMAELAAERVNRRYLPDCPFPDSITLTAELPRAIQGAELILIVTPIAGLRPTLRALTALSSELPPILWACKGFEAGSSLLPHQVVAEELPVDHPCGVLSGPSFAREVAEGLPAAVTIAADDGEFARRIARELHSPLLRLYANDDLVGVEVGGAVKNVMAIATGVADGLGFGMNARAALITRGLAEITRLASALGASQHTMMGLAGMGDLILTCTGALSRNRQVGLKLAEGKSLDVILAELGHVAEGVSTAREVLTMAERLEVEMPITAAVCGLLYQGNEPHRVVEGLLSRAPKSEGGGVLE
- a CDS encoding SH3 domain-containing protein codes for the protein MLRRLVTVTAMLAGLMSLPAQALEFHSVKETGVALYEAPALSAKKLFVVSRYYPVEVLSSQKEWSRVRDATGGIAWIPLAALSGQRWLLVTADQAVVRDSPAADGKPLFSVARDGVLQWQEAPKDGWVRIKHRDGSSGYARISDLWGL
- the secB gene encoding protein-export chaperone SecB, whose product is MSEQQELQPVFSIEKIYVKDLSLEVPNAPQVYLEAAQPEIDMQLASEGKQIDDGFFEVALTVTVTAKLPEKTMFLCEVTEAGIFRIENVPADDIEPILGVACPNILFPYARETVSNLVNRAGFPPVLLSPINFEALYMQQRAQQAEAGNA
- the grxC gene encoding glutaredoxin 3 translates to MKHVTMYTTAVCPYCIRAKQLLASKGVSDIEEVRIDLDPEARDRMMSSTGRRTVPQIYIGETHVGGCDDLVALNQAGKLEVLLAD
- the dacB gene encoding D-alanyl-D-alanine carboxypeptidase/D-alanyl-D-alanine-endopeptidase; translation: MKSAAWIACCLSAVSLSAMALDLHGLRPDEVAIWAAPVEGGSELASQRADAAVNPASTMKLVTSWAALNRLGPGYRWTTRLVSAAPVENGVLKGDLVWIGAGDPRFGMANLQTLLHDLRLRGIRQIAGRLLLDKSGFSSIGTADNFGGDEGKSFTVEPDTHLTGLKVAWLRFFNDDNGPRVVLDPPLAGVNLQARLGNGGSTTAACPDVRQWVHIRQQGSQIEVSGKLPAACDGSQAYVNVLDQNDFAAQSFAALWSELGGSGPQGMALGRAPAGARTLAQFQSEPLTVALNDINKYSNNTMARTVYLTLGREDGSSGDTPADAQHAVRRLLAEQHISDEALVLENGCGLSRRERVSARLLGQVLLNAARGPYGNELLATLPLASEDGTLKRRFATTGPRLRMKTGTLKDVKALAGYWQAADGRRLAIVAIVNSPRALAMGPALDGIVTDLIHRFDRSVPDSSALPAPDAIMQP